A single Xenopus laevis strain J_2021 chromosome 3S, Xenopus_laevis_v10.1, whole genome shotgun sequence DNA region contains:
- the LOC108703454 gene encoding uncharacterized protein LOC108703454 isoform X1: MGRLWVIIILLLGGASPGEPPSSPVLNSSFTHPDIYIFSCALFPPREAVIQLHWKEKHANGTYSHIGVQNTMFGDYINPAYKDLDVVLRLQNGNTTFILEIQTEGKVICCDIVTYPFGQTPETCVAMEPRMEKEEETFRFRPDLLGTLLVAATFTMGSIVILCLICRTRNRKSCSLREGNRQERPQQRHRPCGAAQRNLAHECTITSNLSARPARNPAPPPIPPPRTHFVHEQQSSTMQRPSENCALLPRNQRPLNGGPPYPRKQKPNRCPQPLKNQKAFDDGLLLFRNQRTSEDFLPPPRNQRPGDCFPPLTNKRFSKDSSLVPTTHRVSEDYCPTHINRRSSVDCSVLPKTHKSFADGCIWGSVPCLDSPVTSHLSHESTPDPNTIYSNVKRKSLKMPLKRQNKTQLHNRQFPMESSPRRSMRLMARASWDLQRAISPYGTASMTDLWSTRSSSFSPEDVTPLWPHRSNPQSSPDSPQITINPMYHSVATWGQS, translated from the exons GAGAACCACCCTCATCACCTGTTCTTAACTCCAGTTTCACCCACCCAGACATCTACATCTTCTCCTGTGCCCTCTTTCCACCAAGAGAAGCAGTGATCCAGTTGCACTGGAAGGAGAAGCACGCCAACGGAACCTATAGTCATATTGGGGTGCAGAACACCATGTTTGGGGATTACATAAATCCTGCCTACAAGGACTTAGATGTGGTACTTAGACTCCAGAACGGGAACACAACTTTTATCTTGGAgatccagacagaggggaaggtgattTGCTGCGACATTGTCACTTATCCTTTTGGTCAGACCCCAGAGACCTGTGTAGCCATGGAACCGCGAATGGAGAAGGAAGAAG AAACCTTTCGCTTCCGCCCAGACCTTCTGGGGACTCTTCTTGTTGCAGCCACCTTCACAATGGGGTCCATTGTCATTCTCTGTCTGATTTGCAGGACAAGGAACAG aaaaagtTGCAGCTTGAGAGAGGGCAATCGCCAGGAAAGGCCTCAGCAGAGACACAGGCCATGTGGTGCAGCTCAGAGAAATCTAGCTCATGAGTGTACAATTACAAGCAACCTAAGTGCTAGGCCTGCACGAAATCCGGCACCTCCACCAATTCCACCACCGAGAACCCATTTTGTTCATGAGCAGCAGAGCTCAACGATGCAAAGACCTTCTGAAAATTGTGCCCTTCTTCCTAGGAATCAAAGGCCCCTTAACGGTGGCCCTCCATACCCTAGGAAGCAAAAACCAAATCGTTGTCCTCAACCCCTGAAGAACCAAAAAGCTTTTGATGACGGCCTTCTGCTATTCAGAAACCAAAGAACTTCCGAGGATTTTCTTCCTCCCCCCAGGAACCAAAGACCTGGTGACTGTTTCCCACCCCTCACAAACAAAAGGTTTTCTAAGGATTCTTCCCTGGTACCAACAACCCACAGAGTTTCTGAGGATTATTGCCCAACCCACATAAATAGAAGATCTTCTGTGGATTGTTCTGTTCTCCCGAAAACCCATAAGTCATTTGCCGATGGCTGTATTTGGGGTTCGGTTCCTTGCTTGGATAGTCCTGTGACCAGCCATTTGTCACATGAGTCTACTCCAGATCCAAACACCATATATAGTAATGTGAAAAGGAAGTCCCTCAAGATGCCACTGAAAAGACAAAATAAGACTCAGCTTCACAACAGACAATTTCCTATGGAGTCTTCTCCACGGAGAAGTATGAGGCTGATGGCCAGAGCCTCCTGGGACTTACAGAGGGCTATATCCCCCTATGGAACGGCATCTATGACTGATTTGTGGTCAACTAGGTCATCATCTTTTTCTCCTGAAGATGTCACCCCATTGTGGCCTCACAGATCCAATCCCCAGAGCTCGCCAGATTCCCCCCAAATCACCATTAACCCAATGTATCACAGTGTGGCAACTTGGGGCCAATCTTAG
- the LOC108703454 gene encoding uncharacterized protein LOC108703454 isoform X2 — protein sequence MFGDYINPAYKDLDVVLRLQNGNTTFILEIQTEGKVICCDIVTYPFGQTPETCVAMEPRMEKEEETFRFRPDLLGTLLVAATFTMGSIVILCLICRTRNRKSCSLREGNRQERPQQRHRPCGAAQRNLAHECTITSNLSARPARNPAPPPIPPPRTHFVHEQQSSTMQRPSENCALLPRNQRPLNGGPPYPRKQKPNRCPQPLKNQKAFDDGLLLFRNQRTSEDFLPPPRNQRPGDCFPPLTNKRFSKDSSLVPTTHRVSEDYCPTHINRRSSVDCSVLPKTHKSFADGCIWGSVPCLDSPVTSHLSHESTPDPNTIYSNVKRKSLKMPLKRQNKTQLHNRQFPMESSPRRSMRLMARASWDLQRAISPYGTASMTDLWSTRSSSFSPEDVTPLWPHRSNPQSSPDSPQITINPMYHSVATWGQS from the exons ATGTTTGGGGATTACATAAATCCTGCCTACAAGGACTTAGATGTGGTACTTAGACTCCAGAACGGGAACACAACTTTTATCTTGGAgatccagacagaggggaaggtgattTGCTGCGACATTGTCACTTATCCTTTTGGTCAGACCCCAGAGACCTGTGTAGCCATGGAACCGCGAATGGAGAAGGAAGAAG AAACCTTTCGCTTCCGCCCAGACCTTCTGGGGACTCTTCTTGTTGCAGCCACCTTCACAATGGGGTCCATTGTCATTCTCTGTCTGATTTGCAGGACAAGGAACAG aaaaagtTGCAGCTTGAGAGAGGGCAATCGCCAGGAAAGGCCTCAGCAGAGACACAGGCCATGTGGTGCAGCTCAGAGAAATCTAGCTCATGAGTGTACAATTACAAGCAACCTAAGTGCTAGGCCTGCACGAAATCCGGCACCTCCACCAATTCCACCACCGAGAACCCATTTTGTTCATGAGCAGCAGAGCTCAACGATGCAAAGACCTTCTGAAAATTGTGCCCTTCTTCCTAGGAATCAAAGGCCCCTTAACGGTGGCCCTCCATACCCTAGGAAGCAAAAACCAAATCGTTGTCCTCAACCCCTGAAGAACCAAAAAGCTTTTGATGACGGCCTTCTGCTATTCAGAAACCAAAGAACTTCCGAGGATTTTCTTCCTCCCCCCAGGAACCAAAGACCTGGTGACTGTTTCCCACCCCTCACAAACAAAAGGTTTTCTAAGGATTCTTCCCTGGTACCAACAACCCACAGAGTTTCTGAGGATTATTGCCCAACCCACATAAATAGAAGATCTTCTGTGGATTGTTCTGTTCTCCCGAAAACCCATAAGTCATTTGCCGATGGCTGTATTTGGGGTTCGGTTCCTTGCTTGGATAGTCCTGTGACCAGCCATTTGTCACATGAGTCTACTCCAGATCCAAACACCATATATAGTAATGTGAAAAGGAAGTCCCTCAAGATGCCACTGAAAAGACAAAATAAGACTCAGCTTCACAACAGACAATTTCCTATGGAGTCTTCTCCACGGAGAAGTATGAGGCTGATGGCCAGAGCCTCCTGGGACTTACAGAGGGCTATATCCCCCTATGGAACGGCATCTATGACTGATTTGTGGTCAACTAGGTCATCATCTTTTTCTCCTGAAGATGTCACCCCATTGTGGCCTCACAGATCCAATCCCCAGAGCTCGCCAGATTCCCCCCAAATCACCATTAACCCAATGTATCACAGTGTGGCAACTTGGGGCCAATCTTAG